A single genomic interval of Corylus avellana chromosome ca10, CavTom2PMs-1.0 harbors:
- the LOC132162980 gene encoding uncharacterized protein LOC132162980: MIEVEERILWQPPPSGMVKLNWDAAVDAKEKIIGLGIVGRDEKGSFLAALSKQMRTDISPVGAEIYAALHAVQFCIEQCYSKAWFEGDALQVVKEVNSELPCESMHGHLTEAIKEHLQGLNQAILTHTRREANAAAHELAVEARTHVIDTVRWTSIPPCICCIVRREESLSSL, encoded by the coding sequence ATGATAGAGGTGGAGGAACGAATTCTTTGGCAGCCGCCACCAAGTGGAATGGTTAAACTCAATTGGGATGCGGCAGTGGATgctaaggaaaaaataattggtTTGGGAATTGTAGGTAGAGATGAGAAGGGATCTTTCTTGGCTGCACTCAGTAAACAAATGCGCACTGATATCAGTCCGGTGGGAGCAGAAATTTATGCTGCACTCCATGCAGTCCAGTTTTGCATTGAACAATGCTACTCGAAGGCATGGTTTGAAGGTGATGCACTGCAGGTAGTTAAAGAAGTAAATTCAGAGTTACCCTGTGAAAGCATGCATGGTCATTTAACCGAAGCCATAAAGGAACATCTTCAAGGTTTGAACCAGGCGATTTTAACCCACACCAGAAGAGAGGCAAATGCTGCTGCCCACGAACTAGCTGTAGAAGCTAGGACCCATGTCATAGATACCGTTAGGTGGACATCAATCCCACCATGTATCTGTTGTATTGTAAGGCGAGAGGAATCACTTTCCTCCCTTTGA